Proteins found in one Corynebacterium freneyi genomic segment:
- a CDS encoding carboxymuconolactone decarboxylase family protein yields MSDTTMDRLPLGDVFKEAWKAQAAQTQAIWKKAEELGVGRDLIELVYVRASQINGCAFCLDVHVREGLKAGLSTLKLSVTPAWREAGAVYDDVERAALTIAETATDPVAAHDNVEEYDAARAVLGDDKAALLAWAAICINGWNRMHALSRTPVEGA; encoded by the coding sequence ATGAGCGACACCACCATGGACCGACTCCCCCTCGGCGACGTTTTCAAGGAGGCTTGGAAGGCCCAGGCAGCCCAGACCCAGGCGATCTGGAAGAAGGCCGAGGAACTCGGCGTCGGCCGCGACCTCATCGAATTGGTCTACGTCCGCGCGTCGCAGATCAACGGCTGCGCGTTCTGCCTGGACGTCCACGTCCGCGAAGGCCTCAAGGCCGGCCTGAGCACCCTGAAGCTGTCGGTCACCCCGGCGTGGCGCGAGGCCGGCGCGGTGTACGACGACGTCGAGCGCGCCGCCCTGACCATCGCCGAAACCGCCACCGACCCGGTCGCCGCGCACGACAACGTCGAAGAGTACGACGCCGCCCGCGCGGTGCTGGGCGACGACAAGGCCGCGTTGCTGGCCTGGGCCGCGATCTGCATCAACGGCTGGAACCGCATGCACGCCCTGAGCCGCACGCCGGTCGAGGGCGCGTAG
- the ftsH gene encoding ATP-dependent zinc metalloprotease FtsH — MDKNKVFRTAGIVGIFLLLIFAVTTLTDDTRSFREVDTSIALQQIDAGNVAEAQIDDREQRLRLTLKEGIEVEETEDVKEVMTNYPARASDRIFEKVSGAEGMDKYTTKVTQDSFLMSTLGFLLPMLIFFVLIMWLFSRMQGGRGGMFGFGNSKAKLLNKEEPTNTFDDVAGADEAVQELDEIRDFLQNPARYEALGAKIPRGVLLFGPPGTGKTLLARAVAGEAGVPFYTISGSDFVEMFVGVGASRVRDLFNQAKENSPCIIFIDEIDAVGRQRGAGMGGGHDEREQTLNQLLVEMDGFSDRSSVIIMAATNRPDILDPALLRPGRFDRQIPVGAPDLAGRKAILEVHARNKPLGPDADLESLAKRTAGMSGADLQNVLNEAALLTARVNGDIITADALEEAVDRVVGGPRRTSKVISEQEKKVTAYHEGGHTLAAWALKDIERVYKVTILARGRTGGHAMTVPEDDKGMYNLPELFARLVFAMGGRAAEELVFGLPTTGASADIEQATKIARAMVTEYGMTASLGPVKYGEEAGDPFVGRGGSGTLDYSPAVAAKIDEEVRGLISKAHDEAYDILRENRDTLDLLAEKLLEKETLRRPDLEAMFTDVRIRERLDFLDTDQRHPRDGREPVKTPVELAIERGEEPPRRENIFAPVRPRRQDGPSGAGEGAGDGDGAAGPGNPAAPGGPKGLPGQTGRPSVPVYGGTPPPADWTVPGWPPPANGPRGPQAPYGRPGSFGPQGQPGQPGQQGQPGQPGQQGPWSQSGQQGWNKTPGGHPGTANYPAPSGWENPGQADEPRGFRLPDHEQPEHRETPDTRDEAPEGRPLGADSEPTRRIPEPGSGGGRHRATDGSEPTPPRPDETPDAGTSGMEDPR; from the coding sequence ATGGACAAGAACAAGGTCTTCCGGACCGCCGGCATCGTCGGCATCTTCCTCCTCCTCATCTTCGCGGTGACCACCCTCACCGATGACACGCGGTCGTTCCGCGAGGTCGACACGTCGATCGCCTTGCAGCAGATCGACGCAGGCAACGTCGCCGAAGCGCAGATCGACGACCGCGAGCAGCGGTTGCGCCTGACGCTGAAGGAGGGCATCGAGGTCGAGGAGACCGAGGACGTCAAGGAGGTCATGACCAACTACCCGGCGCGGGCCTCCGACCGGATCTTCGAGAAGGTCTCCGGCGCCGAGGGCATGGACAAGTACACGACGAAGGTCACCCAGGACTCGTTCCTGATGTCCACGCTCGGGTTCCTGCTGCCGATGCTGATCTTCTTCGTCCTGATCATGTGGCTGTTCAGCCGCATGCAGGGCGGCCGCGGCGGCATGTTCGGGTTCGGCAACTCCAAGGCGAAGCTGCTGAACAAGGAGGAGCCGACCAACACGTTCGACGACGTCGCCGGCGCCGACGAGGCGGTGCAGGAACTCGACGAGATCCGCGACTTCCTGCAGAACCCCGCCCGCTACGAGGCGCTGGGCGCGAAGATCCCGCGCGGCGTGCTGCTGTTCGGCCCGCCCGGCACCGGCAAGACCCTGCTGGCCCGTGCGGTGGCGGGCGAGGCGGGCGTGCCGTTTTACACGATCTCCGGCTCCGACTTCGTGGAGATGTTCGTCGGCGTCGGCGCGTCGCGCGTGCGCGACCTGTTCAACCAGGCCAAGGAAAACAGCCCCTGCATCATCTTCATCGACGAGATCGACGCGGTCGGCCGCCAGCGCGGCGCCGGCATGGGCGGCGGCCACGACGAGCGCGAGCAGACCCTCAACCAGCTGCTCGTCGAGATGGACGGGTTCTCGGACCGCTCCAGCGTCATCATCATGGCGGCGACGAACCGTCCGGACATCCTCGACCCGGCTCTGCTGCGTCCGGGCCGTTTCGACCGTCAGATTCCCGTCGGCGCCCCCGACCTGGCCGGCCGCAAGGCGATCCTCGAGGTCCACGCCCGCAACAAGCCGCTGGGCCCCGACGCCGATCTGGAGTCGCTGGCCAAGCGCACCGCGGGCATGTCGGGCGCCGATCTGCAGAACGTGCTCAACGAGGCGGCGCTGCTCACCGCCCGCGTCAACGGCGACATCATCACCGCCGATGCGCTGGAGGAGGCGGTCGACCGCGTCGTCGGCGGCCCGCGCCGCACGTCGAAGGTCATTTCCGAGCAGGAGAAGAAGGTCACGGCGTACCACGAGGGCGGCCACACCCTGGCCGCGTGGGCGTTGAAGGACATCGAGCGCGTGTACAAGGTGACCATCCTCGCCCGCGGCCGCACCGGCGGTCACGCGATGACGGTGCCCGAGGACGACAAGGGCATGTACAACCTGCCCGAGCTGTTCGCGCGCCTGGTGTTCGCGATGGGCGGCCGTGCCGCCGAGGAATTGGTCTTCGGCTTGCCGACGACGGGCGCGTCGGCCGACATCGAGCAGGCGACGAAGATCGCCCGGGCGATGGTGACCGAGTACGGCATGACCGCGTCGCTGGGCCCGGTGAAATACGGCGAGGAGGCTGGCGACCCGTTCGTCGGTCGCGGCGGCTCCGGGACCCTGGACTACTCGCCCGCGGTGGCGGCGAAGATCGACGAGGAGGTGCGGGGGCTCATCTCGAAGGCGCACGACGAGGCGTACGACATTCTCAGGGAAAACCGCGACACCCTCGACCTGCTCGCCGAGAAGCTGCTGGAGAAGGAGACCCTGCGCCGTCCGGACCTGGAGGCGATGTTCACCGACGTCCGCATCCGGGAGCGCCTGGATTTCCTGGACACCGATCAGCGTCACCCGCGCGACGGCCGCGAGCCGGTGAAGACTCCGGTCGAGTTGGCCATCGAGCGCGGCGAAGAGCCGCCGCGCCGCGAGAACATCTTCGCGCCGGTTCGCCCGCGCCGTCAGGACGGCCCGTCGGGTGCCGGTGAGGGTGCCGGAGACGGCGACGGTGCCGCCGGTCCGGGCAACCCCGCCGCACCGGGTGGCCCGAAGGGGCTGCCGGGTCAGACCGGCCGACCCTCCGTGCCGGTTTACGGCGGCACCCCGCCGCCGGCCGATTGGACCGTGCCCGGGTGGCCGCCGCCGGCCAACGGCCCGCGTGGTCCGCAGGCCCCCTACGGCCGTCCCGGTTCGTTCGGGCCGCAGGGACAGCCGGGCCAGCCCGGTCAACAGGGCCAGCCGGGACAGCCGGGCCAGCAGGGACCCTGGAGCCAGTCTGGCCAGCAGGGCTGGAACAAAACGCCCGGCGGGCATCCGGGAACGGCGAACTACCCGGCACCGTCCGGGTGGGAGAACCCGGGGCAGGCCGACGAGCCGCGCGGTTTCCGCCTGCCCGACCACGAGCAGCCGGAGCACCGGGAAACCCCGGACACGCGCGACGAGGCGCCGGAGGGCCGCCCGCTCGGCGCCGACTCCGAGCCGACGCGACGCATCCCCGAGCCCGGTTCCGGTGGCGGCCGGCACCGAGCCACGGACGGCTCCGAACCGACGCCGCCGCGCCCCGACGAGACCCCCGATGCGGGCACCAGCGGAATGGAGGACCCGCGATGA
- a CDS encoding D-alanyl-D-alanine carboxypeptidase/D-alanyl-D-alanine-endopeptidase produces MSRTVGWMLSIAAFAVVVCVIVVAGMAVNANRVTVAEAPQVPGVQAPLRAAGASQELDDGSSGEPIADESELAAQVAAVMDAAAKDPALGRLTAVVSSARTGDVLWEQGSAEPSRPASSLKILTAAAALLELDHDKTVATRVVRYPEQNGVVLVGAGDPTLSVDGAGFYPGAASIAEIAEEVRASLGVAEGQPVPQDAGASTVYVDRSLFRDTFHSTWERDGIEDGYIAPVEPVMVDGARLSLDREDARRTPEPAAGAGQALATAMGVANVEVLAPEETAQSRFGGEPEVLAEVESAPLSERVHQMMTRSDNVLAESLAREVAVSRGLTPDFAGAAKAVADVLAEHGLALENTGSSAANLADSSGLSVDNRVTPAQLDRVLLAATGRHPGIDGVEGTGAAEGDGADDADELTAKLRPLLDALPVGGVSGTLAERYSGSDGAGWVRAKTGTLDGTSALAGYTVTQGGVVLTFVLLSNEASLLPARAAADAAATGLHDIA; encoded by the coding sequence GTGAGCCGTACCGTCGGGTGGATGTTGTCCATCGCCGCGTTCGCCGTCGTGGTGTGCGTGATCGTGGTGGCGGGCATGGCGGTCAATGCGAATCGGGTGACGGTGGCGGAGGCTCCGCAGGTCCCGGGCGTGCAGGCTCCGTTGCGGGCGGCGGGCGCGTCGCAGGAGCTTGACGACGGTTCGTCGGGGGAGCCGATCGCCGACGAGTCGGAGTTGGCGGCGCAGGTGGCGGCCGTGATGGACGCCGCCGCGAAGGACCCGGCGCTGGGGCGGTTGACGGCGGTCGTGTCGTCGGCGCGGACGGGCGACGTGCTGTGGGAGCAGGGGTCGGCGGAGCCGTCGCGGCCTGCGTCGTCGCTGAAGATCCTGACCGCCGCGGCGGCGCTGCTGGAGCTCGACCACGACAAGACCGTGGCCACCCGGGTGGTGCGTTACCCGGAGCAGAACGGGGTGGTGTTGGTCGGTGCGGGGGATCCGACGCTGAGCGTCGACGGCGCGGGTTTCTATCCGGGGGCCGCGTCGATCGCCGAGATCGCCGAGGAGGTCCGCGCCTCGCTGGGCGTCGCCGAGGGGCAGCCGGTGCCGCAGGATGCGGGCGCGTCCACCGTCTACGTCGATCGTTCGCTGTTCCGCGACACCTTCCATTCCACGTGGGAGCGCGACGGCATCGAGGACGGGTACATCGCGCCGGTTGAGCCGGTGATGGTCGACGGTGCCCGACTGTCGCTCGACCGCGAGGATGCGCGCCGCACCCCGGAGCCCGCCGCGGGCGCCGGTCAGGCCCTCGCGACCGCCATGGGGGTGGCGAACGTCGAGGTGCTGGCGCCGGAGGAGACCGCGCAGTCGAGGTTCGGCGGCGAACCCGAGGTGCTCGCCGAGGTCGAGTCCGCCCCGTTGTCCGAGCGGGTGCACCAGATGATGACCCGTTCCGACAACGTCCTGGCCGAATCGCTGGCCCGCGAGGTGGCCGTCTCGCGTGGCCTGACCCCCGATTTCGCCGGCGCGGCGAAGGCAGTCGCCGACGTCCTGGCCGAGCATGGGCTGGCGTTGGAAAACACCGGTTCCAGTGCCGCGAACCTCGCCGACTCCAGCGGCCTGAGCGTGGACAACCGCGTCACCCCCGCGCAGCTCGATCGGGTGCTGCTCGCCGCTACCGGCCGGCACCCGGGAATCGACGGGGTCGAAGGGACCGGAGCGGCCGAAGGTGATGGAGCGGACGATGCGGACGAGCTCACCGCGAAGCTGCGCCCGCTGCTCGACGCGCTGCCGGTCGGCGGCGTCTCCGGCACCCTCGCCGAGCGATACTCCGGCTCCGACGGCGCCGGCTGGGTTCGCGCCAAAACGGGCACGCTCGACGGCACCTCCGCGCTGGCCGGGTACACGGTGACGCAGGGCGGCGTCGTGCTGACGTTCGTCCTGCTCTCCAACGAGGCGTCGCTGCTGCCCGCCCGCGCCGCCGCCGACGCCGCGGCGACGGGCCTCCACGACATCGCCTGA
- a CDS encoding inorganic diphosphatase, producing the protein MTIEVTIEIPKGQRNKYEVDHETGKVYLDRYLFTPMAYPADYGYIEDTLGEDGDPLDALVVLPEPVFPGVIVKARPVGVFKMTDEAGGDDKLLCVLDDPRFDHFQDLGDISQFTLDEIEHFFVHYKDLEPGKEVSGSGWGDKAEAQRILDEAIERHK; encoded by the coding sequence ATGACCATCGAGGTCACCATCGAGATCCCGAAGGGCCAGCGCAACAAGTACGAAGTCGACCACGAGACCGGCAAGGTCTACCTCGACCGCTACCTGTTCACCCCCATGGCCTACCCGGCCGACTACGGCTACATCGAGGACACCCTCGGCGAGGACGGCGATCCGCTGGACGCGCTGGTCGTGCTGCCGGAGCCGGTGTTCCCCGGCGTCATCGTCAAGGCCCGCCCGGTCGGCGTGTTCAAGATGACCGACGAGGCCGGCGGCGACGACAAGCTGCTCTGCGTCCTCGACGACCCGCGCTTCGACCACTTCCAGGACCTCGGCGACATCTCCCAGTTCACCCTCGACGAGATCGAGCACTTCTTCGTGCACTACAAGGATCTCGAGCCGGGCAAGGAGGTCTCCGGCTCCGGTTGGGGCGACAAGGCCGAGGCCCAGCGCATCCTCGACGAGGCCATCGAGCGCCACAAGTAG
- a CDS encoding amidase family protein has product MDDIQPLPQPTARDIAARVRAGRMTPEEAVRESLDRIAAVDGAVNAFTEVWADRAISEARELAARPDLADLGLAGVPFALKDNTARDNDVVQRLVQAGAIPVGTTANPQFCTWGTTDAPGRITRNPVRPGLSPGGSSGGAAAAVAAGMVPFAQGNDGMGSLRIPAAACNLSTIKSTPGIVPGRNGRNDWYGMAVQGVIAQDNDDLTLLMRELTLGHVDAVGAPLPENFGAMLDLSSPVAGFGAREEWKEAARQAAKTLGDAGFPVRKAKAPYPLNPLPMLARWSAGVADSLADEGMPDHLEWRNRVHARIGRSLRWSISDRQVVRARSKMEKFLPGDNVLITPALATEPPSTGPWNSRPWSANMLANMRFAPFVSVWNLLGFPAGVVVEPVTGVPVQVVARMTQERVLLTAMDRIAAGGVVGGGA; this is encoded by the coding sequence ATGGACGACATCCAGCCGCTGCCCCAGCCCACCGCCCGGGACATCGCCGCCCGCGTGCGCGCCGGGCGGATGACCCCGGAGGAGGCCGTGCGCGAATCCCTCGATCGGATCGCCGCCGTCGACGGGGCGGTCAACGCCTTCACGGAGGTGTGGGCCGACCGGGCGATCTCCGAGGCCCGCGAACTGGCCGCCCGCCCGGACCTCGCCGACCTGGGCCTGGCCGGCGTGCCCTTCGCCCTGAAGGACAACACCGCCCGCGACAACGACGTGGTCCAGCGCCTGGTGCAGGCGGGCGCGATCCCGGTGGGCACCACCGCCAACCCGCAGTTCTGCACGTGGGGCACCACCGACGCGCCGGGCCGCATCACCCGCAACCCGGTCCGCCCGGGGCTCTCGCCCGGCGGGTCCTCGGGAGGTGCCGCGGCGGCGGTGGCGGCGGGCATGGTGCCCTTCGCCCAGGGCAACGACGGCATGGGATCGCTGCGCATCCCCGCGGCGGCGTGCAACCTGTCCACCATCAAGTCGACGCCCGGCATCGTCCCGGGTCGCAACGGACGCAACGACTGGTACGGCATGGCGGTGCAGGGCGTCATCGCGCAGGACAACGACGACCTGACGCTGCTCATGCGGGAGCTGACTCTCGGTCACGTCGACGCCGTCGGCGCCCCGTTGCCGGAGAACTTCGGCGCGATGCTGGACCTGTCGTCGCCGGTGGCCGGTTTCGGGGCGCGCGAGGAATGGAAGGAGGCGGCGCGCCAGGCGGCGAAGACCCTCGGCGACGCCGGTTTCCCCGTGCGCAAGGCCAAGGCGCCGTACCCGCTCAACCCGCTGCCGATGCTCGCCCGCTGGTCGGCCGGCGTGGCCGATTCGCTGGCCGACGAGGGCATGCCCGACCACCTGGAGTGGCGCAACCGCGTCCACGCGCGCATCGGCCGATCGCTGCGCTGGTCGATCTCCGACCGCCAGGTGGTGCGGGCCCGGTCGAAGATGGAGAAGTTCCTGCCGGGCGACAACGTCCTGATCACCCCGGCGCTGGCCACCGAGCCGCCGTCGACCGGCCCGTGGAACTCGCGCCCGTGGTCGGCGAACATGCTCGCCAACATGCGGTTCGCGCCCTTCGTGTCCGTGTGGAACCTGCTGGGCTTCCCGGCCGGCGTCGTCGTCGAGCCGGTGACGGGCGTGCCGGTGCAGGTGGTCGCCCGCATGACGCAGGAGCGCGTGCTGCTCACGGCGATGGACCGCATCGCGGCGGGTGGGGTCGTCGGCGGCGGCGCGTAG
- a CDS encoding ABC transporter ATP-binding protein, producing the protein MAGVIFDGATRIYAKDGKPAVDSLNLDIADGEFLVLVGPSGCGKSTSLRMLAGLEPVDRGSIHIGGLDATDVRPQDRDVAMVFQNYALYPNMTVAKNMGFALRNQKVPKAEIEQRVKEAARILQLENLLDRKPAALSGGQRQRVAMGRAIVREPAVFCMDEPLSNLDAKLRVETRGEISALQRRLGTTTVYVTHDQVEAMTMGDRVAVLLDGVLQQVDTPAVLYDRPVNAFVAGFMGSPSMNLLPGVVRDDVVVLDGGAVVPLGARQDDGRRVTVGFRPEDVAVDADGTHPADQCVTIDVTQVEELGAESIVHGVGKGGEKIAVRRDRGHGVAAGDGLRVVPDARRIYLFDGESGERISD; encoded by the coding sequence ATGGCGGGCGTCATCTTCGACGGAGCCACGCGCATTTACGCCAAGGACGGCAAGCCCGCCGTCGATTCCCTGAACCTGGACATCGCCGACGGCGAGTTCCTGGTGCTGGTCGGACCGTCGGGCTGCGGCAAGTCGACGTCCCTGCGGATGCTGGCGGGGCTCGAACCCGTCGACCGCGGCAGCATCCACATCGGCGGGCTCGACGCGACCGACGTTCGCCCCCAGGACCGCGACGTCGCCATGGTCTTCCAGAATTACGCGCTGTACCCCAACATGACGGTCGCGAAGAACATGGGATTCGCGCTGCGGAATCAGAAGGTGCCCAAGGCGGAGATCGAGCAGCGCGTGAAGGAAGCCGCCCGCATCCTCCAGCTGGAGAATCTCCTGGACCGCAAGCCCGCGGCACTGTCGGGCGGCCAGCGTCAGCGCGTGGCGATGGGACGTGCGATCGTCCGCGAACCCGCGGTGTTCTGCATGGATGAGCCGCTGTCCAACCTCGACGCGAAGTTGCGGGTGGAAACCCGCGGCGAAATTTCGGCCCTCCAGCGGCGCCTGGGCACCACCACCGTCTACGTCACGCATGACCAGGTCGAGGCGATGACGATGGGAGACCGCGTCGCCGTGCTGCTCGACGGCGTCCTGCAGCAGGTGGACACTCCCGCGGTGCTGTACGACCGGCCGGTCAACGCCTTCGTCGCGGGGTTCATGGGATCGCCGTCGATGAATCTGCTGCCGGGCGTGGTCCGCGACGACGTCGTGGTTCTCGACGGCGGCGCCGTCGTGCCCTTGGGGGCGCGGCAGGACGACGGCCGCCGCGTCACCGTGGGCTTCCGTCCGGAAGACGTGGCGGTCGACGCGGATGGGACGCATCCCGCCGACCAGTGCGTGACCATCGACGTCACCCAGGTCGAGGAGCTCGGCGCGGAGTCGATCGTCCACGGCGTCGGCAAGGGCGGCGAGAAGATCGCCGTGCGTCGCGACCGCGGTCACGGCGTCGCTGCGGGCGACGGGCTGCGCGTGGTGCCGGACGCCCGCCGGATCTACCTGTTCGACGGGGAGTCCGGCGAGCGGATCAGCGACTGA
- the hpt gene encoding hypoxanthine phosphoribosyltransferase — protein MHDVKDFNVPDNPYGDDVEAILISETELRARIAEMAARVNETHADAEEDLILVGVLKGAVFFMTDFARELKCPTQMEFMAVSSYGNSASSSGVVRILKDLDRDIEGRDVIILEDIIDSGLTLSWLVKNLRNRNPRSLEVITLLRKPDALRAKLDIADIGFDIPNEFVIGYGLDYAERYRDLPYVGTLHPRVYQS, from the coding sequence ATGCATGACGTCAAGGACTTCAACGTTCCCGACAACCCGTACGGGGACGACGTCGAAGCCATCCTGATCTCCGAGACCGAACTGCGCGCGCGCATCGCCGAGATGGCCGCCCGCGTCAACGAAACCCACGCCGACGCCGAGGAGGACCTCATCCTCGTGGGCGTGCTCAAGGGCGCCGTGTTCTTCATGACGGACTTCGCCCGCGAGCTGAAATGCCCGACCCAGATGGAGTTCATGGCGGTGTCGTCCTACGGCAACTCCGCGTCGTCGTCCGGCGTCGTGCGCATCCTCAAGGACCTCGACCGCGACATTGAGGGTCGCGACGTCATCATCCTGGAGGACATCATCGACTCCGGCCTGACCCTGTCGTGGCTGGTGAAGAACTTGCGCAACCGCAACCCGCGGTCCCTGGAGGTCATCACCCTGCTGCGCAAGCCCGACGCCCTGCGGGCGAAGCTCGACATCGCCGACATCGGCTTCGACATTCCCAACGAGTTCGTCATCGGCTACGGCCTGGATTACGCCGAGCGCTACCGCGACCTCCCGTACGTCGGCACGCTGCATCCGCGCGTCTACCAGAGCTAG
- the folE gene encoding GTP cyclohydrolase I FolE: MNYDHRDDEVHPDIAADHADSGTFDRARAEAAVRELLLAVGEDPDREGLRETPARVARAYREVFAGLHVDPSEVLEKTFDEGHQELVLVKDIPIYSTCEHHLVPFFGKAHIGYIPGPEGRVTGLSKLARLVDLYAKRPQVQERLTGQVADALVEKLQPTSAIVVIECEHLCMAMRGIRKPGATTITSAVRGGFKSDARSRAEAMSLITGR; this comes from the coding sequence ATGAATTACGACCACCGCGACGATGAGGTCCACCCGGACATCGCCGCCGACCACGCCGACTCCGGCACGTTCGACCGGGCCCGCGCCGAAGCGGCCGTCCGCGAGCTGTTGCTGGCCGTCGGCGAGGATCCCGACCGCGAAGGTCTGCGGGAAACCCCGGCCCGCGTGGCCCGCGCCTACCGCGAGGTCTTCGCCGGGCTCCACGTCGACCCGTCCGAGGTCCTGGAGAAGACCTTCGACGAGGGCCACCAGGAGCTGGTCCTGGTCAAGGACATCCCGATCTACTCGACGTGCGAGCACCACCTGGTGCCGTTCTTCGGCAAGGCCCACATCGGCTACATCCCCGGCCCCGAGGGCCGCGTCACCGGCCTGTCCAAGCTCGCCCGCCTGGTGGACCTGTACGCCAAGCGCCCCCAGGTTCAGGAACGCCTGACCGGGCAGGTCGCCGACGCGCTCGTCGAAAAGCTGCAGCCGACGTCGGCGATCGTCGTCATCGAATGCGAGCACCTGTGCATGGCCATGCGGGGCATCCGCAAGCCCGGCGCCACGACCATAACCTCGGCCGTGCGCGGCGGGTTCAAGTCCGACGCCCGGTCCCGCGCCGAGGCGATGTCGTTGATCACGGGGCGCTGA